In the genome of Bacillus sp. S3, one region contains:
- a CDS encoding aldo/keto reductase produces the protein MPTSLKDTTTLHNGVKMPWLGLGVFKVKEGEEVVESVKAAVRNGYISIDTAAIYGNEEGVGQAIRESGVAREELFITSKVWNADQGYETTLQAFETSLNKLGLDYLDLYLIHWPGKDKYKDTWKALEKLYKDGRVRAIGVSNFQIHHLEDLISSAEIKPMVNQVEYHPHLTQKELQAFCVKEGIQLEAWSPLKQGQLLEEPVLVDIAHKYNKSVAQVILRWDLQNGVVTIPKSIKEHRIIENADVFNFELTAEDMEKINALNQDSRAGSHPDTMTAGF, from the coding sequence ATGCCAACAAGTTTAAAAGACACAACGACGTTACATAATGGTGTGAAAATGCCCTGGTTGGGATTAGGCGTTTTTAAAGTGAAAGAAGGAGAAGAGGTTGTTGAGTCCGTAAAAGCCGCTGTTCGAAACGGCTACATCAGCATCGACACTGCTGCTATTTATGGCAATGAAGAGGGGGTCGGGCAAGCGATTCGTGAATCCGGCGTCGCTCGTGAAGAACTGTTTATTACCTCAAAGGTTTGGAATGCGGATCAAGGCTATGAAACAACATTACAGGCTTTCGAAACGAGTTTGAATAAGCTTGGCCTTGATTACTTGGATCTTTACTTAATCCACTGGCCGGGTAAAGATAAATATAAAGATACTTGGAAGGCTTTAGAAAAGCTTTATAAAGATGGGCGTGTACGCGCAATTGGTGTAAGTAACTTCCAAATTCATCATTTAGAAGATTTAATCAGTTCTGCAGAAATTAAGCCGATGGTTAACCAGGTGGAGTACCACCCGCATTTAACCCAAAAAGAGCTTCAAGCATTTTGTGTAAAAGAAGGAATTCAACTGGAGGCATGGTCACCATTAAAACAAGGCCAGCTTTTGGAAGAACCAGTTCTTGTAGATATTGCACATAAATATAATAAATCCGTAGCGCAAGTGATTTTACGCTGGGATCTTCAAAATGGCGTTGTAACCATTCCGAAGTCGATCAAAGAACATCGAATTATTGAAAATGCTGATGTGTTTAATTTTGAATTAACCGCAGAAGATATGGAAAAAATCAATGCTTTAAATCAGGATAGCCGTGCTGGCTCCCATCCGGACACTATGACGGCAGGGTTTTAA